The genomic window TAAAATATTTAGGACTAGTGGCAGTGGCAACAGTACTGCTGGGTGCGTGCGGACAGACCGATTCTACGAACAATCAAGCTAGCACGAATAAGGATTCTGCAGCGTTTCCTTTAACGCTAGATAATTATACGGTTTCTCCAGAAGGAGCCGAGTTTTCTGCAAAAGAAATAACCTATAAGTCTCGTCCCACATCTATCGTTGCCAATAACCAAGGAACCGCAGAATTGCTTCTACAGCTTGGATTAGTAAAAGATATCACAGGTGTCGCGGCCTTATACGGCGAAGGGGATAAAACAGTAGCGGAAGATTTCTCCAAAATTCCAGTGTTATCTAAAGAATATGTCGGAAAAGAATTGGTTGTGGGTGCGGATCCAGATATCGTTGTCGGACGAGGCCAGCTGTTCGCGAGTGCTGAGTGGGGAACTGGTACGGTTGAAGAATTAAATGAATTAGGCATTCAAACCTACATTCAAGCAACATCAACGAGTGAGGCTACTTTTGATGACTTATACGCAGATATTAAGAATCTGGGCAAATTATTTACTGTCCAAGAGAAAGCCCAGAAATTTTCGGATGAGGTACGAAAACGGATGGATAAATTAGTCGAAGCTATTCCTGATGATCAAGAAACAAGCGACTATGCGTATATCTTTGATGCAGAAGGCACGAACGTGAACATTTATAGTGGCGCAACCGATACTTATTTAAACGATGCATTGAGTTATATGAAGTTAAACAATGCCTTTTCAGATGCAACAGGTGAAATTAGCGTAGAAGCTTTGTTAGAAGCTAATCCAGACGTTTTGTTGCTAGTCAATTATACTGGCGGACGTGATCCTAAAGAGAGTCTAGCTGATTTAAAAGCGAATGAGGTTCTTTCAAGTCTAACAGCTATTAAAGAAGACCGTATTTATACTGTCGACTACAATCAATTTTGGAGTTATGGTTATCAAATTTTAAGTGGAATGGAGCAACTCAGTACCCAAGTGTATGAAACCAATTAATGCCTAGCCAGAAAGGAAGAAAGTGATGAGCCGCATCGACAAGCAACGTCAATTATTTTATATAAGTTTACTCCTATTTACCGTATTGATTATTCTTTCGATGGGGATTGGTGTTACGGTCGGACAAGTCGCTGTCCCTCTCACAGAATCTTTTCAAATTTTAACGAATCATCTTTCAGGAGGATTAATCGGTGATTTAGCCCATCTTTCTTCTAGTGCTCATGAAAACATTATCTGGCAAATCCGTTTTCCGAGAGTACTTTTAGCGATGCTTACAGGTATGGGGTTGTCATTAGCAGGTGCAGTTATGCAGACAACGGTCCAAAATCCACTGGCAGACCCTTATATTTTGGGAATCTCATCTGGTGCTTCTCTAGGTGCAACGTTTGCTATCATGATTGGCTTTGGTGGAACGAGTGTATTAGCTCAGTTAGGTTTATCTTTTTGGGCATTCCTAGGAGCGGTAACAGCTGCTTTTCTAGTCTTACTTTTATCAAATGTAGGCGGACAAGTTAATTCTATTAAGCTTATTTTATCTGGCATGGTATTAAATGCTCTGTTTACCGCATTTTCAAATTTTATTATCTATATAGCCAATGATGCAGAAGGGATTCGTTCGATAACATTTTGGATGATGGGAAGTCTGGCAGGAGCGAGTTGGTCTAAGCTGCCTTTAACTGCGGCAGTCGTCCTAATTTGTTTTCTATTCTTCGTAACCCAAGAACGGGTGCTAAATATCATGCTACTGGGCGATGAAGCAGCGATTACGCTGGGTGTTAATTTAAACTTTTACCGTAAACTGTATTTAGTTATTGCGGCAATTTTGACAGGGATTATTGTTGCAAATGCTGGAATGATAGGTTTTGTTGGATTAATTATTCCACATATCGTCCGTGGAATCGTAGGCTCTAATCATCGTTACTTTTTACCGTTATCGGTTTTTTCAGGATCTTTATTTATGGTTTGGTCAGATATTTTATCGCGTATCATCTTACCAACAATTGAATTACCTATTGGTATTTTAACTTCATTAATTGGTGCTCCATTGTTTATTTATATCTTTGTTAAAAAAGGCTACAAGTTTGGAGGGTGAAAAATGAAATTAACGGTTGATAATGTATCGGTATCGATTACTTCTAAAAAAATTATAGAAGAGATTTCTTTGCAAGTTAGTGAGAATCAATTTGTTGGTTTGATTGGACCAAATGGGTGCGGGAAATCAACTTTATTAAAAAGTATTTCAAAAATACTCGAACCTGATATGGGAATGATCACTTTGGATAATGAAAACGTCCAAGAACTCTCAAACAAGCAACTGGCAAAAAAATTAGGTGTAGTAGGACAATTTCATCAAGTCAACTTTGATTTTTCCGTTCGCCAAATGTTACTGCTTGGACGATCGCCACACAAAGGGTTGATGGAGAGAGACAATGCGTTAGATTATGACATAGTTGAAAAAGTACTCCAGCAAATGGATTTACAAATACTCGCTGATAGGAGTTTTTTATCCCTCTCAGGTGGAGAAAAACAACGAGTAATTTTAGGGAGAACGTTGGTACAACAGC from Carnobacterium iners includes these protein-coding regions:
- a CDS encoding FecCD family ABC transporter permease; translation: MSRIDKQRQLFYISLLLFTVLIILSMGIGVTVGQVAVPLTESFQILTNHLSGGLIGDLAHLSSSAHENIIWQIRFPRVLLAMLTGMGLSLAGAVMQTTVQNPLADPYILGISSGASLGATFAIMIGFGGTSVLAQLGLSFWAFLGAVTAAFLVLLLSNVGGQVNSIKLILSGMVLNALFTAFSNFIIYIANDAEGIRSITFWMMGSLAGASWSKLPLTAAVVLICFLFFVTQERVLNIMLLGDEAAITLGVNLNFYRKLYLVIAAILTGIIVANAGMIGFVGLIIPHIVRGIVGSNHRYFLPLSVFSGSLFMVWSDILSRIILPTIELPIGILTSLIGAPLFIYIFVKKGYKFGG
- a CDS encoding ABC transporter substrate-binding protein, with translation MNGLKKVKYLGLVAVATVLLGACGQTDSTNNQASTNKDSAAFPLTLDNYTVSPEGAEFSAKEITYKSRPTSIVANNQGTAELLLQLGLVKDITGVAALYGEGDKTVAEDFSKIPVLSKEYVGKELVVGADPDIVVGRGQLFASAEWGTGTVEELNELGIQTYIQATSTSEATFDDLYADIKNLGKLFTVQEKAQKFSDEVRKRMDKLVEAIPDDQETSDYAYIFDAEGTNVNIYSGATDTYLNDALSYMKLNNAFSDATGEISVEALLEANPDVLLLVNYTGGRDPKESLADLKANEVLSSLTAIKEDRIYTVDYNQFWSYGYQILSGMEQLSTQVYETN
- a CDS encoding ABC transporter ATP-binding protein; amino-acid sequence: MKLTVDNVSVSITSKKIIEEISLQVSENQFVGLIGPNGCGKSTLLKSISKILEPDMGMITLDNENVQELSNKQLAKKLGVVGQFHQVNFDFSVRQMLLLGRSPHKGLMERDNALDYDIVEKVLQQMDLQILADRSFLSLSGGEKQRVILGRTLVQQPKFLVLDEPTNHLDIKHQLSILKIVSALPIGVLAALHDLNLAARFTDYLYAMKNGRIIKQGTPEEVITETVISELYEVDCRTYTNPILGKQTIEFL